Below is a genomic region from uncultured Sunxiuqinia sp..
TCCCTTTCCACTAAAATGGATATTCCCTTTAACAGTTTGAGCAATAGGGGGCGAAGTGACATAACTAGAAGGATACAAGCCTGCCAAAACTCCAAAAACTAAGGCAAACACCCCAAAAAGTAGAAGAAAGACCATTCTTCCACTCATTGACAGGCCCTGAATATCGAAAAAAGACTCAAGAAAACGGTAGGTCAACCAATAAATCAGCAGTGAAATCAACAGTGCCAGGAACGACAATAGAACAGATTCGGTTACAATTTGTATCATTGATGATATCCTGCGTCCTCCAAGCACCCGGGTTATAGAAAGTCCTTTCGCACGCAAAGGAGCCTGCGAAGTTGAAAAATTGACAAAGTTAACAGCTCCCATTATCGCCAGAATAACAATCAGCAATATCAAAACATTCAGCACAACCGGATTGGTATAACCTGGCAAAGCTCCGTCGTTAAAAAAATGAACTTCATTAAATGGGCGCAGGTAAATAAAAGCTTGGCCTCCATTATAAGCTGCTTTTTCGTCTTCAATTTGCTGCTCAATCTCATCCAGCTGTTCAATTTTTGCAGCAACCTGTTGCGGATTACTATTTTTTTCGAGCAACATTACATTATTAAAGCTCCACTCGCTCCATTGGTCGAAATAGCTGTATTCCTTTTCGGCTGTGTAGACTGAAAAAGCGACCACACAATCGGCCTGAAAACTAGAATTCTTTGGGAAATCTTTCATCACCCCTTTGACCTGATACGTTACATTTCCGGCAATCACATTTTTGCCGAGAGGATTACTTTGCCCAAACAATTTATGAGAAAGCGTTTCTGACAATACAACCGCATGCGGATCATTTAATACAGTAGACTTATCACCAAAAACCAGAGGAAAAGAGAACATTTCGAAGAAAGCGGTATCTGCAAAATAAACATGTGAAGAAAACTTAACATTCGTTTCCTTCAGTTCCGGTGTCGTCACAAACTGATCGTCGTTCCAAAGCGGAGTAATTGCTTTTACCTCCGGAACATTTTTTTTGATCACTTGGCTCATTTTTGCGGGAAGCCAGCTTCCGTCGCTACGAATTTCCAGTCGATAGATGGAATCACCATTCGTATGAAAACTATCGAAACTCTTCTCAAAACTCACATATAAACTAAGAATGATAATCCCCGTAAAGGAAATCACCAAACTCAGCAACGTTAACAATGAAGAGGTTTTGTATTTGAATGTTGCTTTTAAAATCCGTTTAAATATTATCATACTGCCGGGTTGTTATTCTAAGATCATAATTATTCATATCGGAGTGCCTCCACAGGATTTCGGGTGGCGGCTTTCCAACTTTGAAAAGAGACAGCCAGCAAAGCAATTACCAGCGCAAAAAGTCCACTGAGCAAGAAATAGCTCGCTTGAAGCGGAATGCGCTCGGAAAAGTTTTTCAGCCATTCCTGCATCAGAAGATAGGCCGGAAGAGCGGCTAAAAGTGTTGATGCTAAAACCAGCAAAATATATTGACGGACAATCGAAAACATCACTTCAGAAATAGAGCTTCCAACCACTTTACGGATGCCAATTTCTTTGCGGCGGCGGTTTACGTTGAGTAATGATAAACTAACCAGTCCAACGAAGCTAATCAGAATGGCAAGCCAAGTTCCGGATTTCACCAAATTCATCACCCGGTTTTCGCTTTCAAATTTTGCGGTATAAACATCGTTTAATTCGTACGAACTAAAAATATACTCCGGATCGTATTGTTTCAAAATCGCAGCCACTTGCGACAGCTGAGCAAAAGTAAGATTACTCCCTGTGCGAATGTAGCAGTGGTAAGCATAATTGGTGTAGTTGGTTAAAATCAA
It encodes:
- a CDS encoding ABC transporter permease, whose amino-acid sequence is MIIFKRILKATFKYKTSSLLTLLSLVISFTGIIILSLYVSFEKSFDSFHTNGDSIYRLEIRSDGSWLPAKMSQVIKKNVPEVKAITPLWNDDQFVTTPELKETNVKFSSHVYFADTAFFEMFSFPLVFGDKSTVLNDPHAVVLSETLSHKLFGQSNPLGKNVIAGNVTYQVKGVMKDFPKNSSFQADCVVAFSVYTAEKEYSYFDQWSEWSFNNVMLLEKNSNPQQVAAKIEQLDEIEQQIEDEKAAYNGGQAFIYLRPFNEVHFFNDGALPGYTNPVVLNVLILLIVILAIMGAVNFVNFSTSQAPLRAKGLSITRVLGGRRISSMIQIVTESVLLSFLALLISLLIYWLTYRFLESFFDIQGLSMSGRMVFLLLFGVFALVFGVLAGLYPSSYVTSPPIAQTVKGNIHFSGKGKLFRNALIIVQFVCTIALIASSLVIEKQLNFWRNFDIGIDKKHVVYLSTTPELREHYQAFAGELMNNRNIEDYTYTQFIPGRVGMGWGREVDGQYIQFTCWPIDDRFLDFFKVEMVDGQAFSKNSKAEVNDFIVNEKAVAEFGWKNPLERRINSFNERGQIVGIAKDFNFSSLKSEVPPMAFWRTDARKYQLLLRILPGNYTQTIQYIKNTAHKFDTKNQFEVHFLDDSLNQLYAKEEKMARFIEFVSLWTILLSVAGLLGLVIFIGRDRIKEIGIRKVNGAKISEVMTMLNKDFVKWVAIAFVIATPVAWYAMSRWLENFAYKTNLSWWIFALAGILALGIALLTVSWQSWKAAMRNPVEALRYE